In a single window of the Campylobacter iguaniorum genome:
- the csrA gene encoding carbon storage regulator CsrA: MLILTRKDNESIKIADNIEIKIIQTTKNGVKIGIEAPKNVMILRGELADEIANTNLQASKIDSKSIDELSKKLLK, translated from the coding sequence ATGTTAATATTAACTAGAAAAGATAATGAAAGTATAAAAATCGCAGATAATATAGAGATAAAAATCATACAAACGACAAAAAACGGTGTCAAAATCGGCATCGAAGCACCCAAAAATGTGATGATTTTACGTGGCGAACTAGCTGATGAGATAGCAAACACAAACCTCCAAGCTAGTAAAATAGATAGCAAATCCATAGATGAACTTAGCAAAAAGCTTCTAAAATGA
- the truB gene encoding tRNA pseudouridine(55) synthase TruB, translated as MNRIFVAKKPAMMSSNHFLGRLKRKYNVKKAGFSGTLDPFASGVLVIAFGNYTRLFNYLCKAPKTYQATLWLGASSPSLDNENISQVEILKPFVNESIEIARSSLLGEISYTPPKFSAKKIDGVRAYTLARAGSEFEMKQSTMQIYDAKILNYSHPFLSFEITVSEGSYIRSWANLFAKKLGVNGTLSALCRMKEGKFVYEDEKALNPLEYLNLEQNEYFGSKENIKDGKKLAIADFKIQKDGKYLLVFDEFFSIVELKDEAVTYCLNKVELC; from the coding sequence ATAAACCGCATATTTGTCGCCAAAAAACCAGCCATGATGTCTAGCAACCACTTTTTAGGCAGATTAAAACGCAAATATAATGTCAAAAAAGCTGGATTTTCTGGCACGCTTGATCCATTTGCTAGTGGAGTTTTGGTTATTGCTTTTGGGAATTACACAAGGCTATTTAACTACCTTTGCAAAGCCCCAAAAACCTACCAAGCCACGCTTTGGCTAGGAGCTAGTTCACCAAGCCTTGATAATGAAAATATAAGCCAAGTTGAGATTTTAAAGCCATTTGTCAATGAAAGCATTGAGATAGCAAGAAGCTCACTTCTTGGAGAGATTTCATACACGCCACCTAAATTTAGTGCCAAAAAAATTGACGGCGTAAGGGCCTACACTCTTGCAAGGGCTGGAAGCGAGTTTGAGATGAAGCAAAGCACTATGCAAATTTATGATGCCAAAATCCTAAACTACTCGCACCCATTTTTGAGCTTTGAAATAACAGTCAGCGAGGGAAGTTATATCAGATCTTGGGCAAATTTATTTGCTAAAAAATTAGGTGTAAATGGCACTCTAAGCGCACTTTGCAGGATGAAAGAAGGCAAGTTTGTCTATGAAGATGAAAAGGCTTTAAACCCGCTTGAATATCTAAATTTAGAGCAAAATGAGTATTTTGGAAGCAAGGAAAATATAAAAGATGGCAAAAAACTAGCCATAGCAGATTTTAAAATCCAAAAAGATGGCAAATATTTGCTTGTTTTTGATGAGTTTTTTAGCATCGTTGAGCTAAAAGACGAAGCAGTAACGTATTGTTTAAATAAGGTAGAATTATGTTAA
- a CDS encoding ATP-dependent helicase → MMNLLDSLNPSQKTAASHIDGPMLILAGAGSGKTKTITTRLAYLISEVGIDPLNTLTLTFTNKAASTMKARALSMLKADISSAPLLCTFHKFGLLFLKFYISELGRKNNFVIIDTDDKKKIIKDFEIDVQTSIISNEISKYKNMLLSVDDVINSSKLNTASKSAQVNYEKIAKAYKLYEEYLEANNLVDFDDLLALTYKILENNETLAREISNRYQYIMVDEYQDTNDLQYKLLRKLCFCHQNLVVVGDDDQSIYGWRGAKIENILNFKDQFDNVKVIKLEENYRSTPSILKAANELIDHNRSRLGKELKSTKKDSNPVKIIENGDENIEARVIADQISKLLNSGVKADEIAILYRINALSRSLEDGLNKARIPYKMVGGVKFYERMEIKDLISYLRLVLNPNDDFSLNRIINRPKRGLGKVSIAKLEKFAYENKTSIYNAIYMMDDDIVGKKSRAVLLNFANDLKDLKDKPIYDLLSSLEKAFGIRAHYEALPDGVERVANIDEFYGLIKDQILNTPDFDIDEFLNELALQSEQDRISDDAISIMSVHASKGLEFEHLFVIGLEEGFFPLIGDGSDIEEERRLAYVAITRAKTGLSLSFANSRFYKGQRTRLNKSRFLSEAGLCEGSLRIESSNEFKKGDLVKHKIFGIGRVLDSTKIKAEFKLKINFGGNIKEIMSSFVEKVV, encoded by the coding sequence TTGATGAATTTACTAGACTCCTTAAATCCTAGCCAAAAAACAGCCGCGTCGCATATCGATGGTCCTATGCTTATCTTAGCTGGAGCTGGAAGTGGAAAGACAAAAACCATAACCACTCGCCTAGCATATCTCATAAGCGAAGTCGGCATAGATCCTCTAAATACACTTACTTTAACCTTTACTAATAAAGCCGCTAGCACGATGAAAGCAAGGGCGTTATCTATGCTAAAAGCAGACATAAGCTCAGCTCCACTGCTTTGCACCTTTCACAAATTTGGACTTTTGTTTTTGAAATTTTATATCAGCGAACTTGGTAGAAAAAATAACTTCGTCATCATCGACACAGATGATAAAAAAAAGATTATAAAAGACTTTGAGATAGACGTCCAAACCTCAATCATATCAAATGAAATCTCAAAATACAAAAATATGCTTTTAAGCGTAGATGACGTCATAAACAGCTCCAAGCTAAACACCGCCAGCAAATCAGCGCAGGTAAATTACGAAAAAATAGCAAAAGCCTATAAGCTTTATGAAGAGTATTTAGAAGCAAATAATCTAGTAGATTTTGACGATCTTTTGGCTCTTACTTATAAAATTTTAGAAAACAACGAAACTCTAGCTCGCGAAATCTCAAACCGCTACCAATATATAATGGTAGATGAGTATCAAGATACAAATGATTTGCAATATAAGCTTTTAAGAAAGCTCTGTTTTTGCCACCAAAATTTAGTAGTCGTGGGCGATGACGACCAAAGTATTTATGGCTGGCGTGGTGCAAAAATAGAAAATATACTAAATTTCAAAGATCAATTTGACAATGTCAAAGTCATCAAACTAGAAGAAAACTACCGCTCCACTCCAAGCATACTAAAAGCCGCAAATGAGCTGATAGATCACAACAGATCGAGGCTTGGTAAAGAGCTAAAAAGCACAAAAAAAGATAGTAATCCAGTAAAAATCATAGAAAACGGCGATGAAAACATAGAAGCCAGAGTCATAGCAGATCAAATTTCAAAACTACTAAATAGCGGCGTAAAAGCCGATGAAATAGCTATATTATACAGGATAAATGCACTTTCAAGAAGCCTTGAAGATGGTTTAAACAAAGCCAGAATCCCGTATAAAATGGTAGGTGGCGTTAAATTCTACGAAAGAATGGAGATAAAAGATTTAATAAGCTATTTAAGGCTAGTTTTAAATCCAAATGATGATTTTTCTCTAAACCGTATAATAAACCGCCCAAAACGTGGTCTTGGCAAAGTCAGCATCGCAAAACTTGAAAAATTTGCTTACGAAAACAAAACATCAATCTACAACGCCATTTATATGATGGATGATGACATTGTAGGCAAAAAATCCCGTGCCGTGCTTCTAAATTTCGCCAACGATTTAAAAGATTTAAAAGACAAACCAATATATGATTTATTAAGCAGTCTAGAAAAGGCTTTTGGTATAAGAGCGCATTACGAAGCTTTGCCAGATGGTGTAGAAAGAGTAGCAAACATCGATGAGTTTTATGGACTTATAAAAGATCAGATTTTAAACACACCTGATTTTGATATAGATGAGTTTTTAAACGAGTTAGCCCTCCAAAGCGAGCAAGATAGGATAAGCGATGATGCGATTTCTATAATGAGCGTTCATGCTAGCAAAGGACTTGAGTTTGAGCATCTTTTTGTCATAGGGCTTGAGGAGGGATTTTTTCCTCTTATTGGCGATGGTAGCGACATCGAAGAAGAAAGACGCCTCGCTTACGTCGCCATTACGAGAGCAAAAACTGGCTTAAGCTTGTCATTTGCCAACTCAAGATTTTACAAAGGTCAAAGAACAAGACTAAATAAATCAAGATTTTTAAGCGAGGCTGGACTTTGCGAAGGCTCACTTAGGATAGAATCAAGCAATGAATTTAAAAAAGGGGATTTGGTAAAACATAAAATTTTTGGCATTGGAAGAGTGCTTGATAGCACCAAAATAAAAGCTGAATTTAAGCTCAAAATCAACTTCGGCGGCAATATAAAAGAGATAATGTCAAGCTTCGTAGAAAAAGTAGTATGA
- a CDS encoding LysR family transcriptional regulator — protein MVSDFNKIYTFMAIVRERSFSKASKVLGVSQPAVTLQIKKLEETLQATLIMRKKNGIILTKEGEKFYKLCLKFEGSMFRFKEQASHIKDEKTPMVVATNSLIGDTILPMMLDKICDAVDSNLNVKITDNNNLLSYLLDRRCDFCLMGERIYNDQLVFKKLLEYEIVLVANHEFTGSLNANDLEKHRFIKDKTKNFINSYFDQFGINYDDLNTAYSLDGSVAVKAAILNNKTREYLAFLPKFMIEEELKNGQIFLIELENIKIIRTLYVASLNENEEIVDRIGSMKLNLFS, from the coding sequence ATGGTTAGCGATTTTAATAAAATTTATACTTTTATGGCTATTGTTAGAGAAAGAAGTTTTTCTAAGGCATCAAAAGTTTTAGGTGTATCTCAACCAGCTGTTACTTTACAAATCAAAAAGCTAGAAGAGACATTGCAAGCAACTCTTATAATGAGAAAGAAAAACGGAATTATCCTGACAAAAGAGGGCGAAAAATTTTATAAACTATGCCTTAAATTTGAGGGTTCGATGTTTAGATTTAAGGAGCAAGCAAGCCATATAAAAGACGAAAAAACGCCTATGGTGGTGGCGACAAACTCTTTGATAGGTGATACTATTTTGCCTATGATGCTTGATAAAATTTGCGACGCAGTTGATAGCAATCTTAATGTTAAAATTACAGATAATAATAATTTATTATCATATTTATTAGATAGAAGATGCGATTTTTGTTTGATGGGCGAGAGGATTTACAACGATCAGCTAGTCTTTAAAAAGCTTTTAGAATACGAGATAGTTCTTGTAGCAAATCATGAATTTACTGGCTCTTTAAATGCTAATGATTTAGAAAAACATAGATTTATAAAAGATAAAACAAAGAATTTTATAAACTCATATTTCGATCAGTTTGGCATAAACTATGACGATCTCAATACGGCGTATTCTCTTGATGGATCCGTGGCTGTAAAAGCTGCTATCTTAAACAACAAAACAAGAGAATATTTGGCATTTTTGCCTAAATTTATGATAGAAGAAGAGCTAAAAAATGGTCAAATATTTTTAATTGAGCTAGAAAATATAAAAATCATAAGAACTTTATATGTTGCTAGCTTGAATGAAAATGAAGAAATCGTCGATAGAATAGGCTCTATGAAACTCAATCTTTTTTCTTAA
- a CDS encoding M3 family oligoendopeptidase produces MMQWNLEVFFKNTDDLDLFISNLKEQVSKFNASYNAKLQSLKSSEFLDAIKEYEDIITSLNKIMTYAYLNFAKDTTKGSFLAKYEEICTKLEEEILFFMLEFNEIDDAKQDEFIEFCKDYSYILSLSKKQKAHQLSFKEERILLRTANTGTNAFSRLFDESMARLKFHLDGKELSEEEILSKLSDSDRNVRKNAALSLSVTLEQNQHLLTYIYNMIKTDLKNDCELRGYELPESSRHQSNQIEKSSVDALIKASENSFDLVSKFYDKKRQILGLEKLYDYDRYAPINGDSEFSWDEAKDIVLKAFGEFSPEFANLAKRAFDENWCDVFPAPNKQSGAFSHSAVSQVHPFVLLNFTNKRRDVFTVAHELGHSIHQHLSYSVGTLNSDTPLTTAETASVFCEMLVFEYIKNKTPKNELAGLLAGKLEDIFATLYRQINFTTFERLVHAHDGEISSDELNQIWMQESKKMFGDSLILNDYYKIWWSYIPHFIHSPFYCYAYSYAQLLVLALFGLYKSGKCENFVQIYTKFLSLGGSKSPKEMVEMFGFDINQEEFWQIGIGEVKKLVDEFIQI; encoded by the coding sequence ATTATGCAATGGAATTTAGAAGTTTTTTTTAAAAACACAGATGATTTAGATCTTTTTATATCAAATTTAAAAGAGCAAGTTAGCAAATTTAATGCGTCATATAATGCAAAGCTTCAAAGCCTAAAAAGCTCCGAGTTTTTGGACGCTATAAAAGAGTATGAAGACATAATAACAAGCCTAAATAAAATTATGACTTATGCTTATCTTAATTTTGCCAAAGACACTACAAAAGGCTCATTTTTAGCCAAATATGAGGAAATTTGCACGAAATTAGAAGAAGAAATTCTGTTTTTTATGCTTGAATTTAATGAGATAGATGACGCCAAGCAAGATGAGTTTATAGAGTTTTGCAAGGATTATAGCTATATTTTAAGCCTTAGTAAAAAGCAAAAAGCTCATCAACTAAGCTTCAAAGAAGAAAGAATCTTGCTACGCACTGCAAACACTGGAACAAACGCATTTTCAAGACTATTTGATGAGAGTATGGCAAGGCTTAAATTTCATCTTGATGGCAAAGAGCTTAGCGAAGAAGAGATTCTCTCAAAGCTTAGCGATAGCGATAGGAATGTGCGTAAAAACGCAGCTCTTAGCCTAAGCGTGACGCTAGAGCAAAACCAGCATTTGCTAACTTACATCTACAACATGATAAAAACAGATCTCAAAAATGATTGCGAACTTCGTGGATATGAGCTTCCTGAAAGCAGCCGACACCAAAGCAATCAAATAGAAAAAAGCAGCGTCGATGCACTTATCAAAGCAAGCGAAAATAGCTTTGATTTAGTGAGTAAATTTTATGATAAAAAACGCCAAATTTTAGGGCTTGAAAAGCTATATGATTACGATAGATACGCTCCGATAAACGGGGATAGTGAGTTTAGCTGGGACGAGGCGAAAGATATAGTGCTAAAAGCTTTTGGCGAGTTTAGCCCTGAGTTTGCAAATCTAGCCAAAAGAGCATTTGATGAGAACTGGTGCGATGTCTTTCCAGCCCCAAACAAGCAAAGCGGAGCATTTTCTCACTCAGCAGTAAGCCAGGTGCATCCATTTGTTTTGCTAAATTTCACCAACAAAAGGCGAGATGTTTTCACAGTGGCTCACGAGCTTGGACACTCTATTCATCAGCATCTTAGCTACAGTGTCGGCACTCTAAACTCAGACACACCACTCACCACCGCTGAGACTGCTTCGGTGTTTTGCGAAATGCTAGTTTTTGAATATATCAAAAACAAAACACCAAAAAATGAGCTAGCTGGACTTCTTGCTGGCAAGCTAGAAGACATATTTGCTACTCTTTATCGCCAGATAAATTTCACCACATTTGAAAGGCTAGTTCACGCTCACGATGGAGAGATTTCAAGCGATGAACTAAACCAAATTTGGATGCAAGAGTCCAAAAAAATGTTTGGCGATAGCCTGATTTTAAATGATTATTACAAAATTTGGTGGAGCTACATACCGCACTTTATCCACTCGCCATTTTACTGCTACGCTTATAGTTACGCTCAGCTTCTCGTTTTAGCTCTTTTTGGGCTATACAAAAGTGGCAAATGCGAAAACTTCGTCCAAATTTACACTAAATTTTTAAGTCTTGGCGGAAGCAAAAGTCCAAAAGAAATGGTAGAAATGTTTGGATTTGATATCAATCAAGAGGAATTTTGGCAAATAGGAATAGGCGAAGTCAAAAAATTAGTAGATGAATTTATACAAATTTAA
- the sstT gene encoding serine/threonine transporter SstT, whose amino-acid sequence MSMLEKLTKRYTDGNLIVQILFGIILGAILGFIAHNYAGATPAANAASVLGNLFVGALKAIAPVLVFVLVSSSIALKEFGSGTGLKKIIILYIIGTFLASLSAVIASFIFPTTLVLQNTGDAITSAPSSIIEVLKTLVFKMVDNPVNAIASGNYIGILTWAVGIGLALRHASEQTKQMIKDASAAITKVVKFVIRLAPFGIFGLVCISVAQTGFSALGGYLKLIVVLVGTMLFVGFVVNAIIVYLVTKKNPYPLIMTCVKESAVTAFFTRSSAANIPVNMNLCKKLNLDEKLYSISIPLGATINMAGAAVTIAVLALSAVNTLGIQIGFFDALLLSVIAAIGACGASGVAGGSLMLIPLACSLFGISNDIAMQVVAVGFIIGVIQDSVETALNSSTDVLFTAIASK is encoded by the coding sequence ATGAGTATGCTTGAAAAACTCACCAAACGATATACTGATGGAAATTTAATAGTTCAAATTCTATTTGGAATCATTCTTGGAGCTATTTTGGGATTTATAGCTCACAACTACGCTGGCGCTACTCCAGCAGCAAACGCAGCTTCTGTACTTGGAAATTTATTTGTTGGGGCATTAAAAGCTATAGCTCCAGTGCTTGTCTTCGTACTTGTGTCATCTTCTATAGCTTTAAAAGAATTTGGCAGTGGAACTGGGCTTAAAAAAATAATCATTTTATACATCATTGGCACATTTTTAGCTTCGCTTTCAGCTGTCATAGCTAGCTTTATTTTCCCTACGACTTTGGTCTTGCAAAACACAGGTGACGCGATCACTTCAGCTCCAAGTAGTATCATAGAAGTGCTAAAAACTTTAGTATTTAAAATGGTTGATAACCCAGTAAATGCAATTGCAAGTGGAAATTATATAGGGATTTTGACATGGGCTGTGGGTATTGGTTTAGCACTTCGCCACGCTTCAGAGCAGACAAAACAGATGATAAAAGACGCAAGTGCAGCCATAACAAAAGTAGTTAAATTTGTCATTCGTCTAGCTCCATTTGGTATTTTTGGACTAGTTTGCATAAGTGTGGCTCAAACTGGATTTAGCGCACTTGGCGGGTATCTAAAGCTTATAGTAGTTTTGGTTGGAACTATGCTTTTTGTGGGATTTGTGGTAAATGCGATCATAGTTTATCTAGTCACAAAGAAAAATCCATATCCGCTTATCATGACTTGCGTTAAAGAAAGTGCTGTTACTGCGTTTTTCACAAGAAGTAGTGCTGCAAATATCCCTGTAAATATGAACCTTTGTAAAAAGCTAAATTTAGATGAAAAACTCTACTCTATCTCAATCCCACTAGGAGCCACCATAAACATGGCAGGAGCTGCTGTGACAATCGCTGTTTTGGCTCTGAGCGCAGTTAATACTTTGGGAATTCAAATAGGCTTTTTTGACGCACTTTTACTAAGCGTAATCGCAGCTATTGGGGCGTGCGGGGCAAGTGGTGTAGCTGGTGGATCACTTATGCTTATCCCTCTTGCTTGCTCACTTTTTGGTATCAGCAATGATATAGCCATGCAAGTTGTCGCCGTGGGCTTCATTATCGGAGTTATACAAGACTCTGTTGAGACTGCATTAAATAGCTCAACTGACGTGCTTTTTACCGCGATTGCTTCAAAATAA
- the metK gene encoding methionine adenosyltransferase, producing the protein MYLFTSEVVSPGHPDKCADIIADSIVDAILKKDPNGRVASEVFVAGKHIVIGGEVNAKVDFTHQDYRDIVKTTLKNIGYNGNPYFTRAQCLHPEDVEVDVFLNQQSPDINQGVDQSSGEIGAGDQGIMFGFASSETENLMPAAITYARMLCDKVYDYALKNPDKLGVDIKTQVTIDYDTKANFESCKPVAIHTIVVSAPSVESLKIEEVRALVQGLIDEAGLPKELYNKEKTIIYINPTGRYVNHSSLHDSGLTGRKLIVDSFGGYSPIGGGAQSSKDYTKVDRSGLYAARWIAKNIVASGLAKKCIVQLSYAIGVAKPVSVSVDCMGTNTSINDDELSTFVHENFALTPRWITNKFNLDKPSNDTFLYADVAARGQVGVSSYPWEKLDAVEIFSKLK; encoded by the coding sequence ATGTATCTATTTACAAGTGAAGTTGTAAGTCCAGGTCACCCTGATAAATGTGCAGATATTATAGCAGATAGTATAGTTGATGCGATACTTAAAAAAGATCCAAACGGCCGCGTTGCGAGTGAAGTTTTTGTCGCTGGAAAACATATAGTTATAGGTGGTGAGGTAAATGCTAAGGTAGATTTTACTCATCAAGATTACCGTGATATAGTAAAAACTACACTAAAAAATATAGGATATAACGGAAATCCATATTTCACAAGAGCTCAATGTCTTCACCCAGAAGATGTCGAAGTAGATGTATTTTTAAACCAACAAAGCCCAGATATCAATCAAGGCGTGGATCAAAGCAGTGGCGAGATCGGCGCTGGAGACCAAGGCATTATGTTTGGGTTTGCTTCAAGTGAGACTGAAAATCTAATGCCAGCAGCTATAACTTACGCAAGAATGCTTTGTGATAAAGTATATGATTACGCTCTTAAAAATCCAGACAAACTAGGCGTTGATATCAAAACTCAAGTTACAATCGACTATGATACAAAGGCAAATTTTGAAAGCTGCAAGCCAGTTGCTATACACACGATAGTAGTAAGTGCGCCAAGCGTTGAGAGCTTGAAAATAGAAGAGGTTAGGGCTTTAGTACAAGGCTTAATCGATGAAGCAGGACTTCCAAAAGAGCTATATAATAAAGAAAAAACTATCATTTACATCAATCCAACTGGACGCTATGTAAACCACAGCTCACTTCATGATAGTGGCCTAACAGGTAGAAAACTCATCGTTGATAGCTTTGGTGGATACTCTCCGATAGGCGGTGGGGCTCAAAGTAGTAAAGACTATACAAAAGTTGATAGAAGCGGGCTTTACGCAGCAAGATGGATAGCAAAAAATATAGTTGCAAGTGGGCTTGCTAAAAAGTGCATAGTTCAGCTAAGTTACGCAATAGGCGTGGCAAAGCCAGTGAGCGTGAGTGTGGATTGTATGGGAACAAATACTAGCATAAACGATGATGAGCTTTCAACCTTTGTACACGAAAACTTCGCTCTTACTCCAAGATGGATTACAAACAAATTTAATCTTGATAAACCAAGCAATGATACATTTTTGTATGCAGACGTGGCAGCTCGTGGACAAGTGGGCGTGTCAAGCTACCCATGGGAAAAGCTAGACGCAGTAGAGATATTTTCAAAACTAAAATAA
- a CDS encoding metal ABC transporter solute-binding protein, Zn/Mn family has protein sequence MRLIPIFLLILCVALSLNAKKLEVLTTFTIIDDMAKNVAGEAANVRCLAKFGADIHSYEATPKDIIKAKKSDIILYNGLNLELWIAKYLQNVSKPSFNLTDDIEPILIANGTYKGKPNPHAWMSLKNAQIYVRNIQNALSQSDPQNAWIYAKNADDYIAKLAKIEAKFRSKFEAIPKEKRYLVSSESAFSYLASEYGFKELYIWSVNSDEQGTTKQIKNLIDRVVNNKASVIFSESTISKKPAMTVANETGIRYGGVLYVDSLDAKVKTYIDLIDTTYTNIINGYSDEKN, from the coding sequence ATGAGATTAATACCCATTTTTTTATTAATACTTTGCGTAGCTTTAAGCCTAAATGCTAAAAAACTTGAAGTGCTAACGACATTTACTATCATAGATGATATGGCAAAAAACGTAGCTGGAGAGGCTGCAAATGTAAGATGTTTGGCGAAATTTGGAGCTGATATTCACTCTTATGAAGCTACGCCAAAAGACATTATCAAAGCTAAAAAATCAGATATAATTTTGTATAATGGCTTAAATTTAGAGCTTTGGATAGCAAAATATTTGCAAAATGTATCAAAGCCAAGCTTTAATCTAACAGATGACATTGAGCCTATTTTAATTGCAAATGGTACATATAAAGGCAAACCAAATCCACACGCTTGGATGAGTTTGAAAAACGCTCAAATTTATGTAAGAAATATACAAAATGCTCTTAGTCAGAGTGATCCGCAAAATGCATGGATTTATGCAAAAAATGCTGATGATTATATAGCTAAACTAGCCAAAATAGAAGCTAAATTTAGGTCTAAATTTGAAGCAATCCCAAAAGAAAAAAGATACCTTGTAAGTAGCGAAAGTGCGTTTAGTTATTTAGCTAGTGAATACGGCTTTAAAGAGCTTTATATCTGGAGTGTAAATAGCGATGAGCAAGGCACTACAAAACAGATAAAAAACTTGATTGATAGGGTTGTAAATAATAAAGCTAGCGTGATTTTTAGCGAAAGTACTATTAGTAAAAAGCCAGCCATGACTGTAGCAAACGAAACTGGCATTAGATATGGTGGAGTGCTTTACGTGGATAGTTTGGACGCAAAAGTTAAAACATATATTGATCTCATAGACACCACCTACACAAATATAATAAACGGATATAGCGATGAAAAAAATTAG
- a CDS encoding metal ABC transporter ATP-binding protein → MKKISLEVSNLSVKYANVVALEDVNFSLEGGNVCALIGTNGSGKSTLFKSIMGVIKPKGCEIKICGFSLKDAIKQSLIAYVPQNEEIDFDFPINVWELVMMGRFAHMGFFKRPKFNDTQAVAEALKKVDMYELRHRQIGELSGGQKKRIFIARSLASGAKVILLDEPFNGVDAKTESMILDLLIKLRADGYLILVSTHNLGMAAQYCNRAILLKKTVLASGFTNDVLTPSNLTKVFGGSLRYFKVEVDDTSCNIALISDDEKPLIVVDEKVQDGMVNRAF, encoded by the coding sequence ATGAAAAAAATTAGCCTTGAAGTATCAAATTTAAGTGTCAAATACGCAAATGTAGTTGCACTTGAAGACGTAAATTTCAGCCTTGAGGGTGGAAATGTTTGTGCATTGATCGGCACAAATGGAAGTGGCAAAAGTACGCTTTTTAAATCCATAATGGGCGTGATTAAGCCAAAAGGTTGCGAGATAAAAATCTGTGGTTTTAGCTTAAAAGATGCAATAAAACAAAGCCTTATAGCATACGTTCCGCAAAACGAAGAGATAGATTTTGACTTTCCTATCAATGTCTGGGAGCTTGTGATGATGGGTAGGTTTGCTCACATGGGATTTTTCAAGCGTCCTAAATTTAACGACACGCAAGCAGTCGCTGAGGCCTTGAAAAAAGTCGATATGTATGAGCTAAGACATAGGCAAATCGGTGAGCTTAGTGGTGGACAAAAAAAGCGTATATTCATCGCTAGATCACTAGCGAGCGGGGCTAAAGTGATACTTCTTGATGAGCCATTTAATGGAGTTGATGCAAAGACTGAGAGCATGATACTTGATTTACTTATCAAGCTTAGAGCTGATGGGTATTTGATACTTGTTTCTACTCATAATCTTGGCATGGCAGCTCAGTATTGCAACAGAGCGATTTTACTCAAAAAGACAGTTTTAGCCTCTGGATTTACAAATGATGTTCTAACGCCTTCAAATTTAACCAAAGTTTTTGGCGGAAGTTTGAGATATTTTAAGGTTGAAGTAGATGATACGAGCTGCAATATAGCTCTTATAAGCGATGATGAAAAGCCACTTATCGTGGTAGATGAAAAGGTGCAAGATGGAATGGTTAATAGAGCCTTTTAG
- a CDS encoding metal ABC transporter permease — protein sequence MEWLIEPFSYSYILKAHLVSLFLCSFCGFLSCFLILKSYSLLADALSHSVTPGVIIAYMTSFSYTISSFLCGIFALCSMALVTGNSKLKTDTIIGVVFSSFFALSLFLVSIFSIPIKLESVFLGDILSLDDGEVFELGVLITILFGFMILSFSKIKFIFFDELGASIAGINVKLYRLLFFMLLCFCTVASLKTVGAILITAMLITPGASAFMICKSFNKMAILAAFFGGFSGFFGVYLSYFLDTYASAMIVLTQCVIFIVCFLYKRLKIANLHFLKVAKNV from the coding sequence ATGGAATGGTTAATAGAGCCTTTTAGCTACTCATATATTCTCAAAGCTCATCTTGTGAGCCTATTTTTATGCTCATTTTGCGGGTTTTTGTCTTGTTTTTTGATACTTAAATCATACTCGCTTTTGGCTGACGCTCTTTCTCATAGCGTAACTCCTGGAGTTATAATTGCTTATATGACAAGCTTTTCATATACGATTTCAAGCTTTTTGTGTGGGATATTTGCGCTTTGTAGTATGGCTCTAGTCACTGGAAACTCGAAGCTTAAGACTGATACGATAATCGGGGTTGTATTTTCTAGCTTTTTTGCTTTGAGCCTATTTTTGGTTTCGATTTTTTCTATACCGATCAAGCTTGAAAGTGTGTTTTTGGGCGATATTTTAAGTCTTGATGATGGTGAGGTTTTTGAGCTTGGAGTGCTTATAACTATTTTATTTGGCTTTATGATTTTGAGCTTTTCAAAGATCAAATTTATATTTTTTGACGAGCTTGGGGCGAGTATTGCTGGGATAAATGTCAAGCTTTATAGGCTTTTATTTTTTATGTTGCTTTGTTTTTGCACTGTTGCTAGCCTAAAAACTGTTGGAGCTATACTCATTACTGCGATGCTTATAACTCCTGGAGCGAGTGCTTTTATGATTTGCAAAAGCTTTAACAAAATGGCTATTTTGGCGGCATTCTTTGGTGGTTTTAGTGGGTTTTTTGGAGTATATCTCAGCTATTTTTTAGACACTTATGCTTCAGCGATGATAGTTCTTACGCAGTGCGTGATATTTATTGTTTGTTTTTTATATAAAAGGCTAAAAATCGCAAATTTACATTTTTTAAAGGTGGCTAAAAATGTTTGA